A single Salmo trutta chromosome 14, fSalTru1.1, whole genome shotgun sequence DNA region contains:
- the LOC115207919 gene encoding E3 ubiquitin-protein ligase DTX3L isoform X5 has product MSDVEDMDTSTPEMDRNNEVSGPEQQWTPYPSQIQIHVPTGTSSGHVTVIQSQPQRSSVSQSAFTYKAEISEDVSEEDASSSARDTADRYSGTSGGGTPSATCVNIPSSDNPQSSSSKETSVDSPDEGDNGSTRNKQSQRDQHSPINPQSTQDEDLNQAKDETEEKQMRLQSDPDLYQAALYDPRHFGNPQSSSSKETSVDSPDEGDNGSTRNKQSQRDQHSPINPQSTQDEDLNQAKDETEEKQTTGPLDEATVYVSVEWPGKATLSWKSTLQKSLQSWLNNNLKKTECTVERLYGNVAEVKIHPPSVVEDLLKQKETQVTFKDKAKTSATVRFHRAIPLWNQSNSKPSSMEVMPPTSAHMPQDVKLPITVSASIDIGGYKPEVRAALLRHYHTTDRKLAVKGSFDEVNQFYREFTKIVRETETEPAADWNDNAEAAQSMTHNGMKTHEDPGQKEIGFPVPLIHFVYLNQAYRKEMEDIEKRNGVKISAEVKMSIKEDTQKTGRDFMLTKAHQEFSDLFQKCVVDLDSISTHLTPGDPGDLMNMLKNIQNEETRLVLNVSANGCVVFGPAQNIMAVKKAFGMKTTVMTFGMDHSSTEEASGFAGRPVLRSPKTPRMIGMGIKDPLLSHGLAMDQTHWDLMKSAFHEKITAIKNKFGVDFMEEKSPGKVKIKTRPTTSPAVSLESNAIRALMHLYQKVATSAMSFHLLDPTHAKTVGDKLEEIRPPHRCVWAGENYGPWRLIGLPQHLGPAVKELEMMLKRPMFKKEDKHKIEVPGDRSSTGAATGGAVGDGGATGGPEDDNCPICMDRFINKMKLSCSHEFCTDCLKKAVEFSGPSCPLCKNVFGKVEGDQPEGTMKVTHDRYRSIPGYYGYSVVVIDYDIPSGKQTKKHSNPGKGFHGARRTAYLPDNQEGNEVLKLLKRAFDQKLIFTVGTSRTTGTDDCVTWNDIHHKTSIDGGAQGFGYPDPDYLSRVKNELKAKGIE; this is encoded by the exons ATGTCAGACGTAGAGGACATGGAT ACATCAACCCCAGAGATGGACAGAAACAATGAAGTCTCTggaccagaacagcaatggacccCTTACCCTTCGCAAATACAGATTCATGTG CCCACAGGAACATCCAGTGGTCATGTAACAGTGATACAGTCACAGCCTCAACGGTCTAGTGTTTCTCAAAGTGCTTTTACTTATAAG GCAGAAATATCCGAGGACGTGTCTGAAGAAGACGCAAGTTCATCAGCCCGAGATACTGCCGATCGGTACTCTGGGACTTCTGGAGGAGGGACACCTTCAGCAACCTGTGTTAATATCCCAAGCTCTGATAAT CCTCAGTCATCCTCTTCCAAAGAGACGAGTGTGGATTCTCCTGATGAAGGAGATAATGGCTCTACTAGAAACAAACAATCACAGCGAGATCAACATTCTCCCATCAACCCCCAAAGCACTCAAGATGAG GACCTGAATCAGGCAAAGGACGAGACAGAGGAAAAGCAGATGAGGCTAcagtct GACCCAGACCTGTATCAAGCAGCCCTGTATGACCCCAGGCACTTTGGCAAT CCTCAGTCATCCTCTTCCAAAGAGACGAGTGTGGATTCTCCTGATGAAGGAGATAATGGCTCTACTAGAAACAAACAATCACAGCGAGATCAACATTCTCCCATCAACCCCCAAAGCACTCAAGATGAG GACCTGAATCAGGCAAAGGACGAGACAGAGGAAAAGCAGACCACTGGACCTCTAGATGAGGCTACAGTCTATGTCAGTGTGGAGTGGCCTGGGAAAGCAACATTGTCATGGAAGTCTACACTTCAAAAAAGTCTCCAGTCGTGGTTGAATAATAACTTAAAAAAAACAGAATGCACCGTGGAAAGGCTTTACGGAAACGTAGCAGAAGTCAAGATACATCCCCCTTCAG TCGTTGAGGACCTTCTGAAGCAGAAGGAAACACAGGTGACCTTCAAAGACAAGGCCAAGACATCAGCCACTGTGCGGTTTCACAGGGCAATACCACTCTGGAATCAATCAAACAGTAAACCCAGCTCAATGGAAGTCATGCCTCCAACATCCGCACACATGCCACAGGAT GTCAAACTCCCAATAACTGTAAGTGCTAGCATTGACATCGGTGGCTACAAACCTGAAGTACGGGCTGCCCTTCTCCGTCATTACCACACCACCGATCGCAAGTTGGCTGTAAAAGGGAGCTTTGATGAAGTGAACCAGTTCTACAGAGAGTTTACCAAGATCGTCAGGGAAACGGAAACCGAGCCAGCAGCGGATTGGAACGATAATGCAGAAGCGGCACAAAGCATGACTCACAATGGAATGAAGACCCATGAAGACCCTGGGCAGAAGGAAATTGGCTTTCCAGTCCCACTGATCCACTTTGTGTACTTGAATCAGGCCTACCGGAAGGAGATGGAGGACATAGAGAAAAGAAATGGAGTCAAAATCAGTGCAGAAGTGAAGATGTCCATCAAAGAGGACACACAGAAAACAGGCAGAGATTTTATGCTAACCAAAGCCCACCAGGAGTTCAGTGACCTCTTCCAGAAGTGTGTAGTTGATTTGGACAGCATTTCCACCCATCTGACACCTGGGGATCCAGGAGACCTCATGaatatgctgaaaaacatccagaATGAGGAGACCAGGCTGGTACTAAATGTGTCTGCCAATGGCTGTGTTGTGTTTGGGCCGGCTCAGAACATCATGGCAGTCAAGAAGGCTTTTGGGATGAAGACTACAGTAATGACATTTGGAATGGATCACAGCTCCACAGAGGAAGCATCTGGATTTGCTGGACGACCTGTTTTGAGATCTCCAAAAACACCACGGATGATTGGGATGGGCATCAAAGATCCACTTTTGTCACATGGGCTGGCCATGGACCAGACTCACTGGGATCTGATGAAATCTGCCTTTCATGAGAAAATAACAGCAATCAAAAATAAATTTGGAGTGGATTTCATGGAGGAAAAGTCTCCAGGCAAGGTAAAAATTAAAACCAGACCTACAACATCACCGGcagtctctctggaaagcaacgcCATCAGAGCTCTCATGCACCTCTACCAGAAGGTTGCAACATCAGCGATGAGCTTCCACCTGCTGGACCCTACCCATGCAAAGACTGTGGGGGACAAGCTGGAGGAGATCCGTCCTCCACACCGCTGTGTCTGGGCAGGAGAAAACTATGGTCCCTGGAGGCTGATTGGCCTACCGCAACATTTGGGCCCTGCTGTCAAAGAGCTAGAGATGATGCTGAAAAGGCCTATGTTTAAAAAAGAAGACAAGCACAAGATTGAGGTTCCTGGAGACAGATCCAGCACTGGAGCAGCCACGGGGGGAGCAGTCGGAGATGGAGGAGCAACAGGAGGGCCTGAAGATGATAATTGCCCCATATGCATGGACAGATTTATCAACAAGATGAAGTTGTCCTGCAGCCATGAGTTTTGTACAGATTGTCTGAAGAAGGCAGTGGAATTCTCAGGCCCCAGCTGTCCTTTGTGTAAGAATGTGTTTGGAAAGGTGGAGGGAGACCAGCCTGAGGGAACAATGAAAGTGACACATGACCGTTACCGCAGCATACCTGGATACTATGGCTATAGCGTGGTAGTTATCGACTATGATATACCAAGTGGAAAACAGACG AAGAAACATTCCAACCCTGGAAAAGGGTTCCATGGGGCCCGTAGAACAGCTTATCTCCCTGACAACCAGGAGGGCAACGAAGTGCTGAAGTTACTGAAGAGAGCTTTCGACCAGAAGCTGATTTTCACAGTTGGGACCTCCAGAACCACTGGGACAGACGACTGTGTGACATGGAACGACATTCACCACAAGACCAGCATCGATGGAGGGGCACAAGG TTTTGGTTACCCTGACCCTGACTACCTGAGCAGAGTGAAGAATGAGCTGAAAGCCAAAGGCATTGAATGA
- the LOC115207919 gene encoding E3 ubiquitin-protein ligase DTX3L isoform X7, protein MSDVEDMDTSTPEMDRNNEVSGPEQQWTPYPSQIQIHVPTGTSSGHVTVIQSQPQRSSVSQSAFTYKDPDLYQADNDFKVKRPSEPLYDPRHFVNPQSSSSKETSVDSPDEGDNGSTRNKQSQRDQHSPINPQSTQDEDLNQAKDETEEKQMRLQSDPDLYQAALYDPRHFGNPQSSSSKETSVDSPDEGDNGSTRNKQSQRDQHSPINPQSTQDEDLNQAKDETEEKQTTGPLDEATVYVSVEWPGKATLSWKSTLQKSLQSWLNNNLKKTECTVERLYGNVAEVKIHPPSVVEDLLKQKETQVTFKDKAKTSATVRFHRAIPLWNQSNSKPSSMEVMPPTSAHMPQDVKLPITVSASIDIGGYKPEVRAALLRHYHTTDRKLAVKGSFDEVNQFYREFTKIVRETETEPAADWNDNAEAAQSMTHNGMKTHEDPGQKEIGFPVPLIHFVYLNQAYRKEMEDIEKRNGVKISAEVKMSIKEDTQKTGRDFMLTKAHQEFSDLFQKCVVDLDSISTHLTPGDPGDLMNMLKNIQNEETRLVLNVSANGCVVFGPAQNIMAVKKAFGMKTTVMTFGMDHSSTEEASGFAGRPVLRSPKTPRMIGMGIKDPLLSHGLAMDQTHWDLMKSAFHEKITAIKNKFGVDFMEEKSPGKVKIKTRPTTSPAVSLESNAIRALMHLYQKVATSAMSFHLLDPTHAKTVGDKLEEIRPPHRCVWAGENYGPWRLIGLPQHLGPAVKELEMMLKRPMFKKEDKHKIEVPGDRSSTGAATGGAVGDGGATGGPEDDNCPICMDRFINKMKLSCSHEFCTDCLKKAVEFSGPSCPLCKNVFGKVEGDQPEGTMKVTHDRYRSIPGYYGYSVVVIDYDIPSGKQTKKHSNPGKGFHGARRTAYLPDNQEGNEVLKLLKRAFDQKLIFTVGTSRTTGTDDCVTWNDIHHKTSIDGGAQGFGYPDPDYLSRVKNELKAKGIE, encoded by the exons ATGTCAGACGTAGAGGACATGGAT ACATCAACCCCAGAGATGGACAGAAACAATGAAGTCTCTggaccagaacagcaatggacccCTTACCCTTCGCAAATACAGATTCATGTG CCCACAGGAACATCCAGTGGTCATGTAACAGTGATACAGTCACAGCCTCAACGGTCTAGTGTTTCTCAAAGTGCTTTTACTTATAAG GACCCAGACCTGTATCAAGCGGATAATGACTTTAAGGTGAAGCGTCCCTCAGAACCCCTGTATGACCCCAGACACTTTGTCAAT CCTCAGTCATCCTCTTCCAAAGAGACGAGTGTGGATTCTCCTGATGAAGGAGATAATGGCTCTACTAGAAACAAACAATCACAGCGAGATCAACATTCTCCCATCAACCCCCAAAGCACTCAAGATGAG GACCTGAATCAGGCAAAGGACGAGACAGAGGAAAAGCAGATGAGGCTAcagtct GACCCAGACCTGTATCAAGCAGCCCTGTATGACCCCAGGCACTTTGGCAAT CCTCAGTCATCCTCTTCCAAAGAGACGAGTGTGGATTCTCCTGATGAAGGAGATAATGGCTCTACTAGAAACAAACAATCACAGCGAGATCAACATTCTCCCATCAACCCCCAAAGCACTCAAGATGAG GACCTGAATCAGGCAAAGGACGAGACAGAGGAAAAGCAGACCACTGGACCTCTAGATGAGGCTACAGTCTATGTCAGTGTGGAGTGGCCTGGGAAAGCAACATTGTCATGGAAGTCTACACTTCAAAAAAGTCTCCAGTCGTGGTTGAATAATAACTTAAAAAAAACAGAATGCACCGTGGAAAGGCTTTACGGAAACGTAGCAGAAGTCAAGATACATCCCCCTTCAG TCGTTGAGGACCTTCTGAAGCAGAAGGAAACACAGGTGACCTTCAAAGACAAGGCCAAGACATCAGCCACTGTGCGGTTTCACAGGGCAATACCACTCTGGAATCAATCAAACAGTAAACCCAGCTCAATGGAAGTCATGCCTCCAACATCCGCACACATGCCACAGGAT GTCAAACTCCCAATAACTGTAAGTGCTAGCATTGACATCGGTGGCTACAAACCTGAAGTACGGGCTGCCCTTCTCCGTCATTACCACACCACCGATCGCAAGTTGGCTGTAAAAGGGAGCTTTGATGAAGTGAACCAGTTCTACAGAGAGTTTACCAAGATCGTCAGGGAAACGGAAACCGAGCCAGCAGCGGATTGGAACGATAATGCAGAAGCGGCACAAAGCATGACTCACAATGGAATGAAGACCCATGAAGACCCTGGGCAGAAGGAAATTGGCTTTCCAGTCCCACTGATCCACTTTGTGTACTTGAATCAGGCCTACCGGAAGGAGATGGAGGACATAGAGAAAAGAAATGGAGTCAAAATCAGTGCAGAAGTGAAGATGTCCATCAAAGAGGACACACAGAAAACAGGCAGAGATTTTATGCTAACCAAAGCCCACCAGGAGTTCAGTGACCTCTTCCAGAAGTGTGTAGTTGATTTGGACAGCATTTCCACCCATCTGACACCTGGGGATCCAGGAGACCTCATGaatatgctgaaaaacatccagaATGAGGAGACCAGGCTGGTACTAAATGTGTCTGCCAATGGCTGTGTTGTGTTTGGGCCGGCTCAGAACATCATGGCAGTCAAGAAGGCTTTTGGGATGAAGACTACAGTAATGACATTTGGAATGGATCACAGCTCCACAGAGGAAGCATCTGGATTTGCTGGACGACCTGTTTTGAGATCTCCAAAAACACCACGGATGATTGGGATGGGCATCAAAGATCCACTTTTGTCACATGGGCTGGCCATGGACCAGACTCACTGGGATCTGATGAAATCTGCCTTTCATGAGAAAATAACAGCAATCAAAAATAAATTTGGAGTGGATTTCATGGAGGAAAAGTCTCCAGGCAAGGTAAAAATTAAAACCAGACCTACAACATCACCGGcagtctctctggaaagcaacgcCATCAGAGCTCTCATGCACCTCTACCAGAAGGTTGCAACATCAGCGATGAGCTTCCACCTGCTGGACCCTACCCATGCAAAGACTGTGGGGGACAAGCTGGAGGAGATCCGTCCTCCACACCGCTGTGTCTGGGCAGGAGAAAACTATGGTCCCTGGAGGCTGATTGGCCTACCGCAACATTTGGGCCCTGCTGTCAAAGAGCTAGAGATGATGCTGAAAAGGCCTATGTTTAAAAAAGAAGACAAGCACAAGATTGAGGTTCCTGGAGACAGATCCAGCACTGGAGCAGCCACGGGGGGAGCAGTCGGAGATGGAGGAGCAACAGGAGGGCCTGAAGATGATAATTGCCCCATATGCATGGACAGATTTATCAACAAGATGAAGTTGTCCTGCAGCCATGAGTTTTGTACAGATTGTCTGAAGAAGGCAGTGGAATTCTCAGGCCCCAGCTGTCCTTTGTGTAAGAATGTGTTTGGAAAGGTGGAGGGAGACCAGCCTGAGGGAACAATGAAAGTGACACATGACCGTTACCGCAGCATACCTGGATACTATGGCTATAGCGTGGTAGTTATCGACTATGATATACCAAGTGGAAAACAGACG AAGAAACATTCCAACCCTGGAAAAGGGTTCCATGGGGCCCGTAGAACAGCTTATCTCCCTGACAACCAGGAGGGCAACGAAGTGCTGAAGTTACTGAAGAGAGCTTTCGACCAGAAGCTGATTTTCACAGTTGGGACCTCCAGAACCACTGGGACAGACGACTGTGTGACATGGAACGACATTCACCACAAGACCAGCATCGATGGAGGGGCACAAGG TTTTGGTTACCCTGACCCTGACTACCTGAGCAGAGTGAAGAATGAGCTGAAAGCCAAAGGCATTGAATGA
- the LOC115207919 gene encoding E3 ubiquitin-protein ligase DTX3L isoform X10, whose amino-acid sequence MSDVEDMDTSTPEMDRNNEVSGPEQQWTPYPSQIQIHVDPDLYQADNDFKVKRPSEPLYDPRHFVNPQSSSSKETSVDSPDEGDNGSTRNKQSQRDQHSPINPQSTQDEDLNQAKDETEEKQMRLQSDPDLYQAALYDPRHFGNPQSSSSKETSVDSPDEGDNGSTRNKQSQRDQHSPINPQSTQDEDLNQAKDETEEKQTTGPLDEATVYVSVEWPGKATLSWKSTLQKSLQSWLNNNLKKTECTVERLYGNVAEVKIHPPSVVEDLLKQKETQVTFKDKAKTSATVRFHRAIPLWNQSNSKPSSMEVMPPTSAHMPQDVKLPITVSASIDIGGYKPEVRAALLRHYHTTDRKLAVKGSFDEVNQFYREFTKIVRETETEPAADWNDNAEAAQSMTHNGMKTHEDPGQKEIGFPVPLIHFVYLNQAYRKEMEDIEKRNGVKISAEVKMSIKEDTQKTGRDFMLTKAHQEFSDLFQKCVVDLDSISTHLTPGDPGDLMNMLKNIQNEETRLVLNVSANGCVVFGPAQNIMAVKKAFGMKTTVMTFGMDHSSTEEASGFAGRPVLRSPKTPRMIGMGIKDPLLSHGLAMDQTHWDLMKSAFHEKITAIKNKFGVDFMEEKSPGKVKIKTRPTTSPAVSLESNAIRALMHLYQKVATSAMSFHLLDPTHAKTVGDKLEEIRPPHRCVWAGENYGPWRLIGLPQHLGPAVKELEMMLKRPMFKKEDKHKIEVPGDRSSTGAATGGAVGDGGATGGPEDDNCPICMDRFINKMKLSCSHEFCTDCLKKAVEFSGPSCPLCKNVFGKVEGDQPEGTMKVTHDRYRSIPGYYGYSVVVIDYDIPSGKQTKKHSNPGKGFHGARRTAYLPDNQEGNEVLKLLKRAFDQKLIFTVGTSRTTGTDDCVTWNDIHHKTSIDGGAQGFGYPDPDYLSRVKNELKAKGIE is encoded by the exons ATGTCAGACGTAGAGGACATGGAT ACATCAACCCCAGAGATGGACAGAAACAATGAAGTCTCTggaccagaacagcaatggacccCTTACCCTTCGCAAATACAGATTCATGTG GACCCAGACCTGTATCAAGCGGATAATGACTTTAAGGTGAAGCGTCCCTCAGAACCCCTGTATGACCCCAGACACTTTGTCAAT CCTCAGTCATCCTCTTCCAAAGAGACGAGTGTGGATTCTCCTGATGAAGGAGATAATGGCTCTACTAGAAACAAACAATCACAGCGAGATCAACATTCTCCCATCAACCCCCAAAGCACTCAAGATGAG GACCTGAATCAGGCAAAGGACGAGACAGAGGAAAAGCAGATGAGGCTAcagtct GACCCAGACCTGTATCAAGCAGCCCTGTATGACCCCAGGCACTTTGGCAAT CCTCAGTCATCCTCTTCCAAAGAGACGAGTGTGGATTCTCCTGATGAAGGAGATAATGGCTCTACTAGAAACAAACAATCACAGCGAGATCAACATTCTCCCATCAACCCCCAAAGCACTCAAGATGAG GACCTGAATCAGGCAAAGGACGAGACAGAGGAAAAGCAGACCACTGGACCTCTAGATGAGGCTACAGTCTATGTCAGTGTGGAGTGGCCTGGGAAAGCAACATTGTCATGGAAGTCTACACTTCAAAAAAGTCTCCAGTCGTGGTTGAATAATAACTTAAAAAAAACAGAATGCACCGTGGAAAGGCTTTACGGAAACGTAGCAGAAGTCAAGATACATCCCCCTTCAG TCGTTGAGGACCTTCTGAAGCAGAAGGAAACACAGGTGACCTTCAAAGACAAGGCCAAGACATCAGCCACTGTGCGGTTTCACAGGGCAATACCACTCTGGAATCAATCAAACAGTAAACCCAGCTCAATGGAAGTCATGCCTCCAACATCCGCACACATGCCACAGGAT GTCAAACTCCCAATAACTGTAAGTGCTAGCATTGACATCGGTGGCTACAAACCTGAAGTACGGGCTGCCCTTCTCCGTCATTACCACACCACCGATCGCAAGTTGGCTGTAAAAGGGAGCTTTGATGAAGTGAACCAGTTCTACAGAGAGTTTACCAAGATCGTCAGGGAAACGGAAACCGAGCCAGCAGCGGATTGGAACGATAATGCAGAAGCGGCACAAAGCATGACTCACAATGGAATGAAGACCCATGAAGACCCTGGGCAGAAGGAAATTGGCTTTCCAGTCCCACTGATCCACTTTGTGTACTTGAATCAGGCCTACCGGAAGGAGATGGAGGACATAGAGAAAAGAAATGGAGTCAAAATCAGTGCAGAAGTGAAGATGTCCATCAAAGAGGACACACAGAAAACAGGCAGAGATTTTATGCTAACCAAAGCCCACCAGGAGTTCAGTGACCTCTTCCAGAAGTGTGTAGTTGATTTGGACAGCATTTCCACCCATCTGACACCTGGGGATCCAGGAGACCTCATGaatatgctgaaaaacatccagaATGAGGAGACCAGGCTGGTACTAAATGTGTCTGCCAATGGCTGTGTTGTGTTTGGGCCGGCTCAGAACATCATGGCAGTCAAGAAGGCTTTTGGGATGAAGACTACAGTAATGACATTTGGAATGGATCACAGCTCCACAGAGGAAGCATCTGGATTTGCTGGACGACCTGTTTTGAGATCTCCAAAAACACCACGGATGATTGGGATGGGCATCAAAGATCCACTTTTGTCACATGGGCTGGCCATGGACCAGACTCACTGGGATCTGATGAAATCTGCCTTTCATGAGAAAATAACAGCAATCAAAAATAAATTTGGAGTGGATTTCATGGAGGAAAAGTCTCCAGGCAAGGTAAAAATTAAAACCAGACCTACAACATCACCGGcagtctctctggaaagcaacgcCATCAGAGCTCTCATGCACCTCTACCAGAAGGTTGCAACATCAGCGATGAGCTTCCACCTGCTGGACCCTACCCATGCAAAGACTGTGGGGGACAAGCTGGAGGAGATCCGTCCTCCACACCGCTGTGTCTGGGCAGGAGAAAACTATGGTCCCTGGAGGCTGATTGGCCTACCGCAACATTTGGGCCCTGCTGTCAAAGAGCTAGAGATGATGCTGAAAAGGCCTATGTTTAAAAAAGAAGACAAGCACAAGATTGAGGTTCCTGGAGACAGATCCAGCACTGGAGCAGCCACGGGGGGAGCAGTCGGAGATGGAGGAGCAACAGGAGGGCCTGAAGATGATAATTGCCCCATATGCATGGACAGATTTATCAACAAGATGAAGTTGTCCTGCAGCCATGAGTTTTGTACAGATTGTCTGAAGAAGGCAGTGGAATTCTCAGGCCCCAGCTGTCCTTTGTGTAAGAATGTGTTTGGAAAGGTGGAGGGAGACCAGCCTGAGGGAACAATGAAAGTGACACATGACCGTTACCGCAGCATACCTGGATACTATGGCTATAGCGTGGTAGTTATCGACTATGATATACCAAGTGGAAAACAGACG AAGAAACATTCCAACCCTGGAAAAGGGTTCCATGGGGCCCGTAGAACAGCTTATCTCCCTGACAACCAGGAGGGCAACGAAGTGCTGAAGTTACTGAAGAGAGCTTTCGACCAGAAGCTGATTTTCACAGTTGGGACCTCCAGAACCACTGGGACAGACGACTGTGTGACATGGAACGACATTCACCACAAGACCAGCATCGATGGAGGGGCACAAGG TTTTGGTTACCCTGACCCTGACTACCTGAGCAGAGTGAAGAATGAGCTGAAAGCCAAAGGCATTGAATGA